The nucleotide window GAAAAACCTGAATTTGTGGAAGTAATTACAAAAGAACAAACTTATCAGGCAAAATTTGCTATTGTTGCGGAAGGGGCACATGGACTCCTTAAAACCTGTGTTAGGCCTGCAGATACCAGGGAAGAGTACGGGATATCCGTAGTTACTGAAATTCCTGCTGAAGAAAGAGAAATTGAAGATCGCCTGGGAAAAAACGTTGAACTGCAGTTAGGGGTTGCAAATGGCGGATACGGCTGGATTTTCCCTCATAAAACTTATTATTCCGTCGGAGTCTTCGGGACTGTCAAAGATTTTCCTCATCCTAAGGCTACAATGATTAAATTCCTGAAGAATAATGATTTTACCGGGAATTACAAATTGTCCGGGCATAAAATCCCTCTAGGTGGTATTAAAAGAAGAATTGTCGGTTCCAGAGTTCTCCTCGTTGGAGATGCTGCCGGATTTGTAGACGCTTTTTCAGGTGAAGGGTTAGCCTATGCCATTAGCTCAGGGCAGTTTGCTGCCAACGTGCTTGCTGAGATTTGTCAGCAGAGAGGAAAGCTAAAAGACCTTCATAAGTATAAATCTATTTGTCAGGCAGAGTTCGGAACTCATCTTAAGTATTCCCTTATTTTTTCCAGATTAATCCATAGTTTCCCGGAAAGGTCTTTTAAAATGTTTATAGATAATAAAGAGATTCTGGATAAGTATCTTGAGGTTGTGGATTTCGCAATTGATTATAAAGATTACCTTAGTTGGTCCCTCTTTAATTTCAAGCTCAGGTAAGCTAACTGAATTGATTTTTTTGGACTCATTGCTATTTCCCCTATCTTTTTATCGCTCCAGCCTTAATATATTTTAAGGATAGATTACTCCTGTCTATATACAATTGCACTTATTCCGTAAGCGGGTGTCTTAACATGTACGATTTGATCATAGTAGGAGGAGGACCTTCAGGAGCGTCGGCAGGAAGGACAGCTGGGAAAAGGGGACTTTTAACCCTTTTAATCGAGAAAGAAAGTTTCCCAAGGTATAAACCCTGTGGAGGGGCTCTTTCTTCCTATGGTTTATCTTGTCTGGACTTCAAATTGCCTGAGTCCATAATCGAGAGAAACATTCCAAAGGTAAGGGCTTATTTCAGGGACCGGTTTGTAGAAGGAATGAACGACAATAACTTAGCCGTACTGGTTTCCAGAAAAGTCTTTGATAACTTTTTGCTTGAAAAAGCCAGAAAAACCGGAATTGAAGTTCATACCGGAGAAGAGGTTCTTGACTTAACTGAAAAAGAAGATTGCGTTGAAGTCCGAACTACGGATAATACCTATCTGGGGAGGTTCGTTCTTATTTCCGAAGGTTCAGGTGGGGCCCTTAAATACAAAGTAAGGCCGAGAGATAAAAAAACAGAACATAGGCTGGGACTGGTATCGGAAATTCCTGATGACGATAACGTAATAAGTAACCGGTTTCCAGGCACCATAGATATTCATTTCGGAGTTACACAGGGAGGGTATGGCTGGATCTTTCCCCATGCTGGATATTATTCTGCAGGAATTGTAGGGACAGCTCAACATCTTGAGCACCCAAAAAAAGTACTGATGGATTTTCTGAAGGAAAACGGGTTATCAGGGGAATTTCCGGTTCATTCCCATATTATCCCCAAAGGCGGGATTAAGAGAAAAATCCTCAATTCAAGGCTGCTTCTTAGCGGTGATGCTGCCGGATTTGTAGATGCTTTCACAGGAGAAGGCATTTCATATGCAATTCGATCAGGGCAGCTTGCTGCGGAGAGCGTTGCTGA belongs to Methanosarcina barkeri 3 and includes:
- a CDS encoding geranylgeranyl reductase family protein, with amino-acid sequence MYDLIIIGGGPSGASAGRRAGKLGLNTLLLEKDKFPRYKPCGGGLSTHAISYLDFELPQDIIEWKVTGIRGVFKNKMIEVNKDHNISLLLSRAVFDDFLLKKAEETGIEIHTGEKVLSCTEKPEFVEVITKEQTYQAKFAIVAEGAHGLLKTCVRPADTREEYGISVVTEIPAEEREIEDRLGKNVELQLGVANGGYGWIFPHKTYYSVGVFGTVKDFPHPKATMIKFLKNNDFTGNYKLSGHKIPLGGIKRRIVGSRVLLVGDAAGFVDAFSGEGLAYAISSGQFAANVLAEICQQRGKLKDLHKYKSICQAEFGTHLKYSLIFSRLIHSFPERSFKMFIDNKEILDKYLEVVDFAIDYKDYLSWSLFNFKLR
- a CDS encoding geranylgeranyl reductase family protein translates to MYDLIIVGGGPSGASAGRTAGKRGLLTLLIEKESFPRYKPCGGALSSYGLSCLDFKLPESIIERNIPKVRAYFRDRFVEGMNDNNLAVLVSRKVFDNFLLEKARKTGIEVHTGEEVLDLTEKEDCVEVRTTDNTYLGRFVLISEGSGGALKYKVRPRDKKTEHRLGLVSEIPDDDNVISNRFPGTIDIHFGVTQGGYGWIFPHAGYYSAGIVGTAQHLEHPKKVLMDFLKENGLSGEFPVHSHIIPKGGIKRKILNSRLLLSGDAAGFVDAFTGEGISYAIRSGQLAAESVADLVMYSLKLSSLKAYESGCRQEFGNYLASSLKLEKIMYRFPETSFKLAVNNREILDKYLDEVVTNRNYKDYVRWLLLNFCLAEPVSRIKSLTLEGNDKD